A window of the Brassica oleracea var. oleracea cultivar TO1000 chromosome C1, BOL, whole genome shotgun sequence genome harbors these coding sequences:
- the LOC106307423 gene encoding uncharacterized protein DDB_G0285917-like encodes MHVPFLKPHMDQMIPKVVANVIYTRLDDEYRDQVIPFPLEPVVVQDEVNDNENNNNNVEDNNNNVNNENNNNENNINENNINENNENNINNVVEEVEEVVQEEEEEEVVQEEEVVQGVEEEVEDVIHNIVGGEVEAQEAVEAAAAGNNNNNNALDFDWWDGLYD; translated from the coding sequence ATGCACGTCCCCTTCCTGAAGCCCCACATGGACCAGATGATACCGAAGGTGGTCGCTAATGTGATCTACACACGTTTGGATGATGAGTATCGCGACCAAGTCATACCTTTTCCACTAGAACCCGTAGTAGTTCAAGATGAGGTGAACGACAACGAGAACAACAACAACAACGTGGAGGACAACAACAACAACGTGAACAACGAGAACAACAACAACGAGAACAACATCAACGAGAACAACATCAACGAGAACAACGAGAACAACATCAACAACGTGGTCGAAGAGGTCGAAGAAGTAGTCCAAGAGGAAGAGGAGGAAGAAGTTGTCCAAGAGGAAGAAGTTGTCCAAGGAGTTGAGGAAGAAGTTGAAGATGTGATCCATAACATCGTAGGAGGTGAGGTAGAAGCTCAAGAAGCAGTAGAGGCAGCTGCAGCCGGGAACAACAACAACAACAACGCATTGGACTTTGACTGGTGGGATGGCCTCTACGACTGA